From Stenotrophomonas maltophilia, a single genomic window includes:
- a CDS encoding S9 family peptidase translates to MKSTLCLLLASLMTTTATAATPPVPPDAAKHPHVVKAPFGATRNDDYYWLRDDKRENKDMLAYLQAENAYADQLLAPLKPLEDTLYKEIVGRIKQDDSSVPARERGYWYYSRFETGQDYPIHARRKGGMDAAEEILLDVNTMAAGKGYFSVGSMEVSQDNQLLAWADDDVGRRQYTIRFKDLTTGKVLPDVITGSSGDLVWADDNRTVLYVENDPETLLTVRVKKHVLGTPASADSVVYEEKDDSFYMGIGRTRDDRFITIGVHSTVSSEERYAPASDPTTFTVLAPRQRDVEYDADHYDGRWVIRTNDGAKNFKLVTAPTDATSRAQWKDWIAHDDAVFIEGFELFDSYTAIAERSEGLERIRLLFKDGHSDYVKADEPAYSMGLGDNTEADTPWLRYVYTSMTTPTTVFELNTATGERRQLKQQPVIGYDASKYETDRVWITARDGVKVPVSLVYRKGYQKDGKGALFQYAYGSYGMSMDPYFNQTAVSLLDRGVVYAIAHIRGGQEMGRDWYENGKLLHKQNTFNDFIDVTRGLVAQGWAAKDRVAASGGSAGGLLMGAVANQAPQDYRVMVAQVPFVDVVTTMLDPTIPLTTNEYDEWGNPEQKPFYDYMLSYSPYDNVKKQAYPALFVGTGLWDSQVQYWEPAKWVAKLRDDNAGHYPILFRTNMEAGHGGKSGRFQRYRELSESYAFVLQQLGIVQP, encoded by the coding sequence ATGAAATCCACCCTCTGCCTGTTGCTTGCCAGCCTGATGACCACCACCGCTACCGCTGCCACTCCGCCCGTTCCGCCGGATGCCGCCAAGCATCCGCACGTGGTCAAGGCGCCGTTCGGCGCGACCCGCAACGACGACTATTACTGGCTGCGCGACGACAAGCGCGAGAACAAGGACATGCTGGCCTACCTGCAGGCCGAGAATGCCTACGCCGACCAGCTGCTGGCACCGCTGAAGCCGCTGGAAGACACCCTGTACAAGGAGATCGTCGGCCGCATCAAGCAGGACGATTCCAGCGTGCCGGCGCGCGAGCGCGGCTACTGGTACTACAGCCGCTTCGAGACCGGCCAGGACTACCCGATCCATGCGCGCCGCAAGGGTGGCATGGATGCGGCCGAGGAAATCCTGCTGGACGTCAACACGATGGCGGCCGGCAAGGGCTACTTCAGCGTCGGCTCGATGGAAGTCAGCCAGGACAACCAGCTGCTGGCCTGGGCCGACGATGACGTCGGCCGTCGCCAGTACACGATCCGCTTCAAGGACCTGACCACCGGCAAGGTGCTGCCCGATGTGATCACCGGCAGCTCCGGCGATCTGGTCTGGGCCGACGATAACCGCACCGTGCTGTACGTCGAGAACGATCCGGAAACCCTGCTGACCGTGCGCGTCAAGAAGCACGTGCTGGGCACCCCGGCCAGCGCCGACAGCGTTGTCTACGAAGAGAAGGACGACAGCTTCTACATGGGCATCGGCCGCACCCGCGACGATCGCTTCATCACCATCGGCGTGCACAGCACCGTGTCCTCGGAAGAGCGCTATGCGCCGGCCAGCGACCCGACCACCTTCACCGTGCTGGCGCCGCGCCAGCGCGACGTCGAGTACGACGCCGATCACTACGACGGCCGCTGGGTGATCCGCACCAACGATGGCGCGAAGAACTTCAAGCTGGTTACCGCACCGACCGACGCGACCTCGCGCGCGCAGTGGAAGGACTGGATCGCACACGACGATGCGGTGTTCATCGAAGGCTTCGAGCTGTTCGACAGCTATACCGCCATCGCCGAACGTTCCGAAGGCCTGGAGCGCATCCGCCTGCTGTTCAAGGACGGCCACAGCGATTACGTGAAGGCCGACGAGCCGGCGTACTCGATGGGCCTGGGCGACAACACCGAGGCTGATACGCCGTGGCTGCGCTACGTCTACACCTCGATGACCACCCCGACCACTGTGTTCGAGCTGAACACCGCCACCGGCGAGCGTCGCCAGCTGAAGCAGCAGCCGGTGATCGGCTATGACGCCTCGAAGTACGAGACCGATCGCGTCTGGATCACCGCGCGCGATGGCGTGAAGGTGCCGGTGTCGCTGGTCTACCGCAAGGGCTACCAGAAGGACGGCAAGGGCGCGCTGTTCCAGTACGCCTATGGCAGCTACGGCATGTCGATGGACCCGTACTTCAACCAGACCGCGGTGAGCCTGCTCGATCGTGGCGTGGTGTATGCCATCGCCCACATCCGCGGTGGCCAGGAGATGGGCCGCGACTGGTACGAGAACGGCAAGCTGCTGCACAAGCAGAACACCTTCAACGACTTCATCGACGTCACCCGGGGCCTGGTCGCGCAGGGCTGGGCGGCGAAGGATCGCGTCGCCGCCTCCGGTGGCAGTGCCGGTGGCCTGCTGATGGGTGCGGTGGCCAACCAGGCGCCGCAGGACTACCGGGTGATGGTGGCGCAGGTGCCGTTCGTCGACGTGGTCACCACCATGCTCGACCCGACCATTCCGCTGACCACCAATGAGTACGACGAGTGGGGCAACCCGGAGCAGAAGCCGTTCTACGACTACATGCTGTCCTACTCGCCCTACGACAACGTGAAGAAGCAAGCCTATCCGGCGCTGTTCGTCGGTACCGGCCTGTGGGACTCACAGGTGCAGTACTGGGAGCCGGCCAAGTGGGTGGCCAAGCTGCGTGACGACAACGCCGGCCATTACCCGATCCTGTTCCGCACCAACATGGAAGCCGGCCACGGTGGCAAGTCGGGGCGCTTCCAGCGCTACCGCGAGCTGTCCGAGTCGTATGCGTTCGTGCTGCAGCAGCTGGGCATCGTCCAGCCGTGA
- a CDS encoding DUF484 family protein, which translates to MTETVDKLGAHEVAAWLRRHPGFLKQFPDLALTLVVPRDDGPTASLASYQLEVLREKNRELARRLADLGATAQVNERLAVRTHQLTLALMKQDNAADTLRAMAASLQEDFAGDLVRLVVHTPVAGLEQADWLQVIAADDPQLGPFRDCLKDGEPICGRLQPEKNAVLYGVRSEEVQTTALLPLPGVGLIAVGSHDPNRFYPGMGTLFLRMMGDALVTGLKRFAG; encoded by the coding sequence ATGACCGAAACCGTCGACAAGCTCGGGGCCCATGAAGTTGCCGCCTGGTTGCGGCGGCATCCGGGCTTCCTCAAGCAGTTCCCGGACCTGGCCCTGACCCTGGTGGTGCCGCGTGACGACGGCCCGACCGCGTCGCTGGCCAGCTACCAGCTGGAAGTGCTGCGCGAGAAGAACCGCGAGCTGGCACGACGGTTGGCCGACCTGGGCGCGACCGCCCAGGTCAATGAACGCCTGGCGGTGCGCACGCACCAGCTGACCCTGGCGCTGATGAAGCAGGACAACGCCGCCGACACCCTGCGCGCGATGGCCGCATCGTTGCAGGAAGACTTCGCCGGCGATCTGGTGCGGCTGGTGGTGCACACGCCGGTGGCCGGACTGGAACAGGCCGACTGGCTGCAGGTGATCGCCGCCGATGATCCGCAGCTGGGTCCGTTCCGCGATTGCCTGAAGGATGGCGAGCCGATCTGCGGCCGCCTGCAGCCGGAAAAGAATGCCGTGCTGTATGGCGTGCGCAGCGAGGAAGTGCAGACCACCGCACTGCTGCCGCTGCCCGGTGTGGGCCTGATCGCGGTCGGCAGCCATGACCCGAACCGCTTCTACCCGGGCATGGGCACGTTGTTCCTGCGCATGATGGGCGACGCCCTGGTCACCGGCCTGAAGCGCTTCGCGGGCTGA
- the hslU gene encoding ATP-dependent protease ATPase subunit HslU — MSKIEVSSATMTPREIVQELDRHIVGQHDAKRAVAIALRNRWRRMQLVPELRNEVMPKNILMIGPTGVGKTEIARRLATLANAPFVKVEATRFTEVGYVGKDVEQIIRDLADTAVKLYREQAKVRVRTQAEERAEDRILDALLPRRSGGIGFDPEVARNEPSAQDNETRIKFRKMLRNGELDEREIELDLAANVSMDIMTPPGMEEMGQQLKSMFANLGGGAKAHKRTLTIKAARPLLIEEEAGKLVNEDDIRTAAIEACEQHGIVFIDEIDKVAKRGDNVGGGDVSREGVQRDLLPLVEGSNVSTKYGTIKTDHILFIASGAFHLAKPSDLIPELQGRFPIRVELGALSKNDFVRILTEPKAALTKQYEALLATEGVKVSFTADAIERLAEIAFQVNERQENIGARRLHTVLERLLDSLSYEAPDRDGETLAIDSAYVDAHLGELVQDPDLSRYIL, encoded by the coding sequence ATGTCGAAGATCGAAGTTTCCTCCGCCACCATGACCCCGCGCGAGATCGTGCAGGAACTGGACCGGCACATCGTCGGCCAGCACGACGCCAAGCGCGCGGTGGCCATCGCCCTGCGCAACCGCTGGCGCCGCATGCAGCTGGTGCCCGAGCTGCGCAATGAAGTGATGCCGAAGAACATCCTGATGATCGGCCCGACCGGCGTCGGCAAGACCGAGATCGCGCGCCGCCTGGCCACGCTGGCCAACGCGCCGTTCGTCAAGGTCGAAGCGACCCGCTTCACCGAAGTGGGCTACGTCGGCAAGGACGTCGAGCAGATCATCCGTGACCTGGCCGATACTGCAGTGAAGCTGTACCGCGAGCAGGCCAAGGTGCGCGTGCGTACGCAGGCCGAAGAACGCGCCGAAGACCGCATCCTCGATGCGCTGTTGCCGCGCCGCAGTGGTGGCATCGGTTTCGATCCGGAAGTGGCCCGCAACGAGCCGTCGGCGCAGGACAACGAGACCCGCATCAAGTTCCGCAAGATGCTGCGCAATGGCGAACTGGACGAACGCGAGATCGAACTCGACCTGGCCGCCAATGTCAGCATGGACATCATGACCCCGCCGGGCATGGAGGAAATGGGCCAGCAGCTGAAGTCGATGTTCGCCAACCTCGGTGGCGGTGCCAAGGCGCACAAGCGCACGCTGACCATCAAGGCCGCGCGCCCGCTGCTGATCGAGGAAGAAGCCGGCAAGCTGGTCAACGAGGACGACATCCGCACCGCGGCGATCGAAGCCTGCGAACAGCACGGCATCGTCTTCATCGACGAGATCGACAAGGTCGCCAAGCGTGGCGATAACGTGGGCGGCGGCGATGTGTCGCGCGAAGGCGTGCAGCGTGACCTGCTGCCGCTGGTGGAAGGCTCCAACGTGTCCACCAAGTACGGCACGATCAAGACCGACCACATCCTGTTCATCGCGTCGGGCGCGTTCCACCTGGCCAAGCCCAGCGATCTGATTCCGGAGCTGCAGGGCCGATTCCCGATCCGCGTGGAGCTGGGCGCGCTGAGCAAGAACGATTTCGTGCGCATCCTGACCGAGCCGAAGGCCGCGCTGACCAAGCAGTACGAAGCGCTGCTGGCCACCGAGGGCGTCAAGGTCAGCTTCACCGCCGATGCCATCGAGCGCCTGGCCGAGATCGCCTTCCAGGTGAACGAGCGCCAGGAAAACATCGGTGCGCGCCGCCTGCATACCGTGCTGGAGCGCCTGCTGGA
- the lptM gene encoding LPS translocon maturation chaperone LptM: MKIPHRNVILIPLAAASLLFLAACGNKGPLVLPQKPVPVEEAVEPAAEPATEATPAQTQGSDTPATTADPAAPTIPPAPAPAKKAGGGNG; encoded by the coding sequence ATGAAGATCCCCCATCGAAACGTCATCCTGATTCCGCTGGCAGCGGCCTCGCTGCTGTTCCTTGCCGCCTGCGGCAACAAGGGCCCGCTGGTACTGCCGCAGAAGCCGGTGCCGGTGGAAGAAGCCGTCGAGCCGGCTGCCGAACCCGCCACCGAGGCGACCCCGGCGCAGACCCAGGGCAGCGATACTCCGGCCACGACCGCGGACCCGGCCGCACCGACCATCCCGCCGGCGCCCGCGCCCGCGAAGAAGGCGGGCGGCGGGAATGGGTAA
- a CDS encoding YbaN family protein: MSAPDPSAPRDVPTPPRVVRFRWAWWLLAYVSLGTGIVGIFVPGLPTTVFILISAWAASRGSERLHTWLIQHPRFGPAIANWQAHGAVSRYGKWMATITMAVCAAIMLWCVPIAWVKWFSIGSMTVVAIWLWTRPLPPPER, translated from the coding sequence ATGAGCGCGCCTGATCCTTCCGCCCCCCGCGACGTCCCCACGCCACCGCGCGTGGTGCGTTTCCGCTGGGCGTGGTGGCTGCTGGCCTACGTCAGCCTGGGAACCGGCATCGTCGGCATCTTCGTGCCGGGGCTGCCGACCACCGTATTCATCCTGATCTCGGCCTGGGCCGCCTCGCGCGGTTCCGAACGCCTGCACACGTGGCTGATTCAGCATCCGCGCTTCGGCCCGGCCATCGCCAACTGGCAGGCGCATGGTGCGGTCAGCCGCTACGGCAAGTGGATGGCCACGATCACCATGGCGGTGTGTGCCGCCATCATGCTGTGGTGCGTGCCGATCGCCTGGGTGAAGTGGTTCTCGATCGGCAGCATGACCGTGGTGGCGATCTGGCTGTGGACGCGGCCGTTGCCGCCGCCGGAGCGGTAG
- the xerC gene encoding tyrosine recombinase XerC: MSAVQAFLQHLQVERRMSAHTLDAYRRDLDALSAWAEPRGMAVEALDAETLRQFVADEHRRGLSAKSLQRRLSACRSFYAWLLKHGRIEVSPAATLKAPRAPRRLPQVLDADEAVQLVELEPEGELGRRDRALLELFYSSGLRLSEVCALTWRDLDFASGLVNVMGKGNRQRRVPFGRPAREALQAWRAESGGGPASPVFPGRNGPISQRAVQIRIRQLAQRQGLFKHVHPHMLRHSFASHILESSGDLRGVQELLGHADIATTQIYTHLDFQHLAKVYDAAHPRAKRRSKGDKAE; the protein is encoded by the coding sequence ATGAGCGCGGTACAGGCCTTCCTGCAGCACCTGCAGGTGGAGCGGCGGATGTCGGCGCACACGCTCGACGCCTACCGCCGCGACCTGGACGCGCTGTCGGCATGGGCCGAGCCGCGTGGCATGGCCGTGGAAGCGCTCGATGCCGAAACGCTGCGCCAGTTCGTCGCCGATGAGCATCGCCGTGGGCTGTCGGCCAAGAGCCTGCAGCGCCGCTTGTCCGCCTGCCGCAGTTTCTACGCGTGGCTGCTGAAGCACGGCCGCATCGAGGTCAGCCCGGCGGCGACGCTGAAAGCGCCGCGTGCACCGCGGCGGTTGCCGCAGGTGCTCGATGCCGACGAAGCGGTGCAGCTGGTCGAACTGGAACCGGAAGGTGAACTCGGCCGCCGCGATCGCGCGCTGCTGGAGCTGTTCTATTCCTCGGGCCTGCGCCTGAGCGAAGTCTGCGCGCTGACTTGGCGCGACCTGGACTTCGCCAGCGGCCTGGTCAACGTGATGGGCAAGGGCAATCGCCAGCGCCGGGTACCGTTCGGGCGGCCGGCACGCGAAGCACTGCAGGCGTGGCGTGCGGAAAGCGGGGGCGGCCCGGCCTCGCCGGTGTTTCCCGGCCGCAACGGGCCGATCAGCCAACGCGCGGTGCAGATCCGCATCCGCCAGCTGGCGCAGCGCCAGGGCCTGTTCAAGCACGTGCACCCGCACATGCTGCGGCACAGTTTCGCCAGCCACATCCTGGAATCGTCCGGTGACCTGCGTGGCGTGCAGGAACTGCTCGGCCACGCGGACATCGCCACCACCCAGATCTACACCCACCTCGATTTCCAGCACCTGGCCAAGGTCTACGACGCCGCGCATCCACGCGCCAAGCGCCGCAGCAAGGGCGACAAGGCTGAATAG
- the dapF gene encoding diaminopimelate epimerase, which translates to MGKAGSSALRFSKMHGAGNDFVVIDLRDGTAPPTPGLAARLADRHTGVGCDQILTIEAPRADGSVASYRIWNADGSNSEQCGNGARCIAAWLVREGSAQGDAFVIDSPLASHEVKVLGDGQFAVTMGVPAFEPANVPLMGFAHAREEYLLPLQGESVRFAAVSMGNPHAVIEVGLIDAAPVERVGSLLQQHASFPRSVNVGFAQVMGPAHARLRVFERGVGETLACGSGACAAAVTLMQRGRLQHDARISLPGGDLRIQWPGDGQPVVMAGPTAFVFEGEWIA; encoded by the coding sequence ATGGGTAAGGCCGGTTCCAGCGCCCTGCGCTTCAGCAAGATGCATGGCGCGGGCAATGATTTCGTAGTGATCGACCTGCGTGACGGCACCGCGCCGCCCACGCCCGGGCTGGCCGCGCGCCTGGCGGATCGCCATACCGGCGTGGGCTGTGATCAGATCCTGACCATCGAAGCGCCGCGTGCGGACGGTTCGGTGGCCTCGTACCGGATCTGGAATGCCGACGGTTCCAACTCCGAGCAGTGCGGCAACGGCGCGCGCTGCATTGCCGCGTGGCTGGTGCGCGAGGGCAGTGCGCAGGGCGATGCGTTCGTCATCGACAGCCCGCTGGCCAGCCATGAAGTGAAGGTGCTGGGCGATGGCCAGTTCGCGGTGACCATGGGCGTGCCGGCATTCGAGCCGGCCAACGTGCCGTTGATGGGCTTTGCCCACGCCCGTGAGGAATACCTGCTGCCGCTGCAGGGCGAGAGCGTGCGGTTTGCCGCGGTGTCGATGGGCAACCCGCATGCGGTGATCGAAGTGGGCCTGATCGATGCCGCACCGGTCGAGCGCGTCGGTTCGCTGCTGCAGCAGCATGCGTCGTTCCCGCGTTCGGTGAACGTGGGCTTTGCCCAGGTGATGGGCCCGGCGCACGCACGCTTGCGCGTGTTCGAGCGCGGCGTCGGCGAAACCCTGGCCTGCGGCAGTGGCGCCTGCGCCGCTGCGGTGACCCTGATGCAGCGTGGCCGCCTGCAGCACGATGCCCGCATCAGCCTGCCTGGGGGCGATCTGCGCATCCAGTGGCCGGGCGACGGCCAGCCGGTGGTGATGGCGGGCCCGACCGCATTCGTCTTCGAAGGGGAGTGGATCGCATGA
- a CDS encoding pyridoxal phosphate-dependent aminotransferase → MSTLPHTPGYSRRSHEIAPFHVMSLLARAQALEQAGHDVIHLEIGEPDFTTAEPVVRAGQAALSSGHTRYTAARGLPALRQAISGFYRSHYALDIDPERILVTPGGSGALLLASSLLVDPGRHWLLADPGYPCNRHFLRLVEGGAQLVPVGPETAYQLTPSLVEQHWNADSVGALVASPANPTGTVLSADELAALSQSLHARGGHLVVDEIYHGLTYGLDAPSVLQVDDSAFVLNSFSKYFGMTGWRLGWLVAPPAAVPDLEKLAQNLYISASSIAQHAALACFSEESMAIFEQRREAFRQRRDFLLPALRELGFRIEVEPQGAFYLYADVSAFTDDAQAFCAHFLETEHVAFTPGLDFGFHRANQHVRLAYTQEVPRLQEAVARIARGLKSWGA, encoded by the coding sequence ATGAGTACCCTGCCCCACACGCCGGGCTACAGCCGGCGCAGCCATGAAATCGCCCCGTTCCACGTGATGTCCCTGCTGGCCCGCGCGCAGGCGCTGGAACAGGCCGGCCATGATGTGATCCATCTGGAGATCGGCGAACCGGACTTCACCACCGCCGAACCCGTGGTGCGCGCCGGCCAGGCCGCACTGTCCTCCGGCCACACCCGCTACACCGCCGCACGCGGCCTGCCGGCCCTGCGCCAGGCGATCAGCGGCTTCTATCGCAGCCACTACGCGCTGGATATCGACCCCGAGCGCATCCTGGTCACCCCGGGTGGTTCCGGTGCGCTGCTGCTGGCCAGCAGCCTGCTGGTCGATCCCGGCCGCCACTGGCTGCTGGCCGACCCGGGCTATCCCTGCAATCGCCACTTCCTGCGCCTGGTCGAAGGCGGCGCACAGCTGGTGCCGGTCGGCCCGGAAACCGCCTATCAGCTGACCCCTTCGCTGGTGGAACAGCACTGGAATGCCGACAGTGTCGGCGCGCTGGTTGCCTCACCAGCCAATCCGACCGGCACCGTGCTGTCCGCTGATGAACTGGCGGCACTGTCGCAGAGCCTGCACGCACGCGGTGGCCACCTGGTGGTGGACGAGATCTACCACGGCCTGACCTACGGCCTGGACGCGCCCAGCGTGCTGCAGGTGGACGACAGCGCGTTCGTGCTGAACAGCTTCTCCAAGTACTTCGGCATGACCGGCTGGCGGCTGGGTTGGCTGGTGGCACCGCCTGCGGCCGTGCCTGATCTGGAGAAGCTTGCCCAGAACCTGTACATCAGCGCGTCGAGCATTGCCCAGCATGCAGCGCTGGCCTGCTTCAGCGAGGAATCGATGGCGATCTTCGAGCAGCGCCGCGAAGCGTTCCGCCAGCGCCGTGACTTCCTGCTGCCCGCGTTGCGCGAACTGGGCTTCCGCATCGAAGTCGAACCGCAGGGCGCGTTCTACCTGTATGCCGATGTCAGCGCGTTCACCGACGACGCGCAGGCGTTCTGTGCCCACTTCCTGGAAACCGAGCACGTGGCGTTCACCCCGGGCCTGGATTTCGGCTTCCATCGCGCCAACCAGCACGTGCGCCTGGCGTACACGCAGGAAGTGCCGCGATTGCAGGAAGCGGTGGCACGGATTGCGCGTGGATTGAAAAGCTGGGGCGCCTGA
- a CDS encoding prolyl oligopeptidase family serine peptidase, giving the protein MSRLASACLLAGMMTAASVGTAVAAEDTDRYAWLEDVTGDKPLSWVKEQNAKSEARLAQTPAFKQMETSIREVLDSDAKIPGVQKIGDYYYNFWKDQQHERGLWRRTTLAEYRKASPQWETVLDLDALNKAEGENWVWHGADCLRPDYSRCLIALSRGGADADVTREFDLANKTWIKDGFFRPESKGGLNWIDRDTVFVYTDFGAGTMTTSGYPRVAKLWKRGTPMASASVVYEGKPEDMYIAAMHDDTPGFERNLVSRTLAFYNNEIYLRGDDGTLTKIDAPNSAEKGLHKQWLTLELRDPWTVGGKTYASGSLLATKLDDFLAGKRDFEVLFTPTATTSLASATWTKSHLVLNVLDDVKNRLSVLTPGADGWQTSRFVGAPAFGTLGVAAVDSNDSDAVWLTATDYLTPTTLALAEIGQPPETLKTMPAFFDAKGKVIEQHFATSKDGTRVPYFVVHDKAMKLDGSNPTLLYGYGGFEISLTPSYSGGMGRAWLEKGGVYVVANIRGGGEYGPRWHQAALKQNRHKAYEDMAAVARDLVKRKITTARHLGVQGGSNGGLLTGNMLTQYPELFGAVVVQVPLLDMKRYSHLLAGASWMAEYGNPDTSDWEFIKTFSPYHLFDAKKNYPPVLFTTSTRDDRVHPGHARKMAAKMIDAGKDVTYYENIEGGHGGAANNAQAAHMSALAYSFLWERLGGK; this is encoded by the coding sequence ATGTCACGACTCGCTTCCGCCTGCCTGCTGGCCGGCATGATGACCGCTGCCTCGGTGGGGACCGCCGTGGCCGCTGAAGACACCGATCGCTACGCCTGGCTGGAGGACGTCACCGGCGACAAGCCGCTGTCCTGGGTCAAGGAACAGAACGCCAAGTCCGAGGCGCGCCTGGCGCAGACCCCGGCCTTCAAGCAGATGGAGACCAGCATCCGCGAGGTGCTCGACTCCGATGCCAAGATCCCCGGCGTGCAGAAGATCGGCGACTACTACTACAACTTCTGGAAGGACCAGCAGCACGAGCGCGGCCTGTGGCGGCGCACCACGCTGGCCGAGTACCGCAAGGCCTCGCCGCAGTGGGAGACCGTGCTCGACCTGGACGCGCTGAACAAGGCCGAGGGCGAGAACTGGGTCTGGCACGGCGCCGACTGCCTGCGCCCGGACTACAGCCGCTGCCTGATCGCGCTGTCGCGCGGCGGCGCCGATGCCGACGTCACCCGCGAGTTCGACCTGGCCAACAAGACCTGGATCAAGGACGGCTTCTTCCGTCCGGAGTCGAAGGGTGGCCTGAACTGGATCGACCGCGACACCGTGTTCGTCTACACCGACTTCGGTGCCGGCACGATGACCACGTCCGGCTATCCGCGCGTGGCCAAGCTGTGGAAGCGCGGCACGCCGATGGCCTCGGCCAGCGTGGTGTACGAAGGCAAGCCGGAAGACATGTACATCGCGGCGATGCACGATGACACCCCGGGCTTCGAGCGCAACCTGGTCAGCCGCACGCTGGCGTTCTACAACAACGAGATCTACCTGCGTGGCGACGACGGCACGCTGACCAAGATCGACGCGCCGAACTCGGCCGAGAAAGGCCTGCACAAGCAGTGGCTGACCCTGGAGCTGCGCGATCCGTGGACCGTGGGTGGCAAGACCTATGCGTCCGGTTCGCTGCTGGCGACCAAACTGGACGACTTCCTGGCCGGCAAGCGTGACTTCGAGGTGCTGTTCACCCCGACCGCGACCACCTCGCTGGCCAGTGCCACCTGGACCAAAAGCCACCTGGTGCTGAACGTGCTGGACGACGTCAAGAACCGCCTGTCGGTGCTGACTCCGGGCGCCGATGGCTGGCAGACCAGCCGCTTCGTCGGTGCGCCGGCCTTCGGCACGCTGGGCGTGGCCGCCGTGGACAGCAACGACAGTGACGCGGTGTGGCTGACCGCCACCGACTACCTGACCCCGACCACGCTGGCCCTGGCCGAGATCGGCCAGCCGCCGGAAACGTTGAAGACCATGCCGGCCTTCTTCGATGCCAAGGGCAAGGTGATCGAGCAGCACTTCGCCACCAGCAAGGACGGCACCCGCGTGCCGTACTTCGTGGTGCACGACAAGGCGATGAAGCTGGATGGCTCCAATCCGACCCTGCTGTACGGCTACGGTGGCTTCGAGATCTCGCTGACCCCGAGCTACTCCGGTGGCATGGGCCGCGCCTGGCTGGAGAAGGGCGGCGTGTACGTGGTCGCCAACATCCGTGGCGGTGGCGAGTACGGCCCGCGCTGGCACCAGGCGGCGCTGAAGCAGAACCGCCACAAGGCCTATGAAGACATGGCCGCGGTGGCGCGTGACCTGGTCAAGCGCAAGATCACCACCGCCAGGCACCTGGGCGTGCAGGGCGGCAGCAACGGCGGCCTGCTGACCGGCAACATGCTGACCCAGTACCCGGAACTGTTCGGTGCGGTGGTGGTGCAGGTGCCGCTGCTGGACATGAAGCGCTACAGCCACCTGCTGGCCGGCGCCTCGTGGATGGCCGAGTACGGCAACCCGGACACCAGTGACTGGGAGTTCATCAAGACCTTCTCGCCGTACCACCTGTTCGACGCGAAGAAGAACTACCCGCCGGTGCTGTTCACCACCTCCACCCGCGATGACCGCGTGCACCCGGGCCATGCCCGCAAGATGGCGGCGAAGATGATCGACGCCGGCAAGGACGTGACCTACTACGAGAACATCGAAGGCGGTCACGGCGGCGCAGCCAACAATGCGCAGGCAGCGCATATGTCGGCGCTGGCCTACAGCTTCCTGTGGGAGCGGTTGGGCGGCAAGTGA
- the hslV gene encoding ATP-dependent protease subunit HslV → MDPSQNPNVFHATTIVCVRRGEHVAIAGDGQVTLGHTVMKGNARKVRRLGRDGQVLAGFAGAAADAFTLFELFEAKLEKHGQLQRAAVELAKDWRTERRLGKLEALLAVADKETSLIISGTGDVIEPEDGIIAIGSGGSYALSAARALMAHTELDARTIASEAIGIAGDICIYTNRNVVVEEL, encoded by the coding sequence ATGGACCCCAGTCAGAACCCCAACGTTTTCCACGCCACCACCATCGTCTGCGTCCGTCGCGGCGAGCACGTGGCCATTGCCGGCGACGGCCAGGTCACGCTGGGCCACACCGTGATGAAGGGCAATGCGCGCAAGGTGCGCCGCCTGGGCCGCGACGGCCAGGTGCTGGCCGGCTTCGCCGGTGCCGCCGCCGATGCCTTCACCCTGTTCGAGCTGTTCGAGGCCAAGCTGGAAAAGCACGGCCAGCTGCAGCGCGCGGCGGTCGAGCTGGCCAAGGATTGGCGCACCGAGCGCCGCCTGGGCAAGCTGGAGGCCCTGCTGGCGGTGGCCGACAAGGAAACCTCGCTGATCATCAGCGGCACCGGCGATGTGATCGAGCCGGAGGACGGCATCATCGCCATCGGTTCCGGTGGCTCCTATGCATTGTCGGCTGCCCGCGCGCTGATGGCGCATACCGAACTGGATGCACGCACCATTGCCAGCGAGGCGATCGGCATCGCCGGCGACATCTGCATCTACACCAACCGCAACGTGGTGGTCGAGGAGCTCTGA
- a CDS encoding DUF3079 domain-containing protein yields MAKPIPLHPKHPERICWGCDRYCAADALACGNGSGRTQHPIETQGEDWYLAWGIEPNPERPSQAKR; encoded by the coding sequence ATGGCGAAGCCGATTCCCCTGCATCCCAAACACCCCGAGCGTATCTGCTGGGGCTGCGACCGCTACTGCGCGGCCGACGCGCTGGCCTGCGGCAATGGCTCCGGCCGCACCCAGCATCCGATCGAGACGCAGGGTGAAGACTGGTACCTCGCCTGGGGGATCGAGCCCAATCCGGAGCGGCCTTCGCAAGCAAAGCGCTGA